The genome window GGGCCATCTCTTCGAGATCTGCGTAGTACGGATAGGGCTGGTTCGCCTGTTCGTTACGCCCGTGATAGACCACCTGCATCTGGAAAGCCTGTGCGCGGCTGGCGATCGCCTTGCCGATCCGCCCGAGGCCGAGAATGCCGACCGTCTTGCCTGTGAGCTCGGCCGTCAGCGGCATCGAGCCGTCGCTTTCCCATTTGCCGTCGCGAACATAGGTGTCGGATTCAGGGATTCGATGCGCGAGGGCCAGCATGAGGCCCAGCGTCACTTCGGCCACGCATTCGTTGAGCACATCGGGCGTGTTCGTCACCCGCACGTCATGTTCCCGCGCGGCCTCCACATCGACCGCGTCGTAGCCCACCCCGAAGGACGAGATCACCTCGAGCGCGGGCAGAGCCTCGATGATTTCGCGCGTGCATCCTGTGCCGCCGCCGGTCGCCACGAAGCGGATGCCCTCCGGGCAGTCGCTTAGGAAGGCCTGCTTGTCGTCGGCCTCGCAATAACGGTGAACCGTGAAGTCGTCCTCGAGCTGCGAGACGACGCGATCGGCGAGGTTTGCGACGAGAAGAAGGTCGGGTTTGCTCATTGTCTGCTCCTGAAAGGGGTCAAGATGTTCGGGCACCACCGCCGCGACGCGCGAACAGCATCAGCAGAAGCGGAATGCACCAGATGGCGATCGTGGCCACGCCGAGACCGGCGGCGATGGGACGTTCGAAGAAGGCGATGAAGCTGTCTTGCGACTTGATCATCGACGTGACGAAGTTCTGTTCCAGCATCGGCCCGAGGACCAGCCCGAGAATTGCCGGGGCGATGGGGATGTCGTTCTCCTCCATCAGGAAGCCCACGATCCCGAAGATCAGCATGAGCCAGATACCGAAGGGAGAGTTGTTGATCGCGAACGAGCCCACGATGCAGAAGAGCAGGATGATCGGCATGAGGGTGCGCTGCGGGATCGACAGGATCGTGCCTGCGCCCTTGATGGCGAGCCACCCGAGCGGCAGCATGATGAGGTTTGCCAGCAGGAAGGTGAAGAACACCGCGTAGATCATCTGCGGTTCGTTGATGAAAACGGTCGGGCCGGGATTGATGCCCTTAATGTAGAGGACGCCGATCACGATCGCGGTGATGGAATCGCCCGGAATTCCGAAGACGAGCGCAGGAATCCATGCCCCGCTCATCGCGGCGTTGTTCGAGGCCCCACTTTCCACGAGCCCCTCGACATGACCGGTGCCGAACTTCTCCGGCGTCTTGGAAAACTTCTTGGAGACGGCATAGGAGATCCATGCGGCGATATCCGCACCCGCACCCGGAAGCGCGCCGATCGCGGTGCCAAGCGCACTGCCGCGGATGACCTGAAAGGGATATTTGACGAAGTTCTGGAACTGCTGGGCGAAGATGCCGCCGCCACCGCTGTTGACCGCCGGGATCTCGGTCCGGTTCAGCACGGAGCGAAGGATCTCGGACACCGCGAAGAGGCCGATCATCGCCGGGATGAACTGGACACCTGCATAAAGCTCGACATTGTCGAATGTATAGCGCGGCACGCCCGCCGGATTGTCGATCCCGACCGTCGCGGCGAAGAGGCCGATGAAGAGCGATATGAGCCCGCGCGCCGGCGATCCGGGCGAGACGAAGACCGCGCAGGAAAGCCCCATCACAACGAGCCAGAAATACTCGAAAGACGAGAACTTCAGCGCCACCTCGGCCAGTATCGGCGAAGACGTCATCAGAACGATCGTCCCGAAGATGCCACCGAGCGCCGAAAAGACGAGCGAGGCACCGAGCGCTCCTTCGGAATTGCCCTTCCGCGTCATCGCATAGGCATCCTGGACATAGGCGGCACTGGCCGGCGTCCCCGGCATTCGCAAAAGCGTTCCGGGAATGTCGCCCGCGAAGATCGCCATGGCCGTCGCCGTCACGATGGCGGCGATCGCGGGGACGGGATCCATGAAGAACGTGACCGGCACCAGCAGCGCCGTCGCCATCGTCGCCGTCAACCCGGGGATGGCCCCCACGAACATTCCGAACGCAGCCGCGCCGAGGATGACGAGCAGAACCTGCGGCTGCAGGACGAGAAGCGCGGCCTCGAAGAGGATCATGTCAACTCACCACAGGAATGAAAGGAAATCGCTGCGCGGAAGCGGAACGAGGAGAAGCCGTCCGAAACTCTGCTGGATTGCGAGTGTCGCGACGAGAGATACCGGAACGGCGATCAGCGGCCCCGTCCCTAGGCAGAGCATCGCAACCAGAAGAATGGCGAAGGCCGTCGGAGCGAAGCCGAGGATCGGTGCGGCAAGGATGTAGAAGACGATCAGTCCGAGGATCATCGCAATCCTTGCCAGAGATCGGGGATTGCGGACCCAGTCCTCGAACCTGACGCCGAGGCGGCCACGCGCGAGCAGCGCCTTGATGGCGATGAAAGCTCCGGTTCCGACCGTTGCGAAGGCAACGGCGCGGGGCATCGTGCCTGCACCGTAACTCTGTCCAGGAATCACGGAGAAATCCATGGCCGAGATATAGATTGCGATCCCGGCGAGGATCGTCAGCAGTCCGAGCGTCAGATCGGTGACGCGCATTGGCACACCTCGAATTGTTAACCGGGATCACGTCCCAGATTGGTGACGCGGGCGGCTTCGACCGCCCGCAATCAGTTCAGCTCATCGATCGCGTCGCGTGTCACTCGGACGCGAGACCGGCTTCGCGCATGACTTCGCCGAAGGCCTCGTCATCGGATGCGACGATCTCGGTCGCCTCCTCCGGGCCGGCCCAGCGCAGGCCGAAGCCGCGTTCCTGCATGAAGTTCTGGTATTCGTCGGAATTGTACGCAGTTTCGATCGCATCGACGAGCTTCTGCTGGACATCCTCGGGAAGGCCTTGGGGTGCCGCGACGGTACGCCATACGGACACCGTCCAGTCGGACCCCGTCGTCTCGGCCAGCGTCGGGACGTCCGGGAACATTTCCTGACGTTCGGCGGACATCGTGGCGAGCGGCAGCACGCGTTCGGCGTCGATCATCGAAAGCCCCTCGGCCAGCGACGAGGGGATCATCGTCACTCCGCCCGCGACCATATCGGTGATGCCGGGTGCGGCACCCTGGCTCGGAACGAAGGTGATCTGGTCGGCTGGCAGATCCTCCGAGAGGAGCCAGCCCGCCATCCCGACATGCCAGATGCCGCCCTGCCCGGTGCCGGACGCGGTATACGTGCCCTTCGGTTCCGACTTCACCGATTCAAGGAACCCCTCGATGCTGTCCCATTCCGAATCGGCAGCGACCATCACCCCGCCGGGATCGGCGTTGACCATGGCGAGGATGTCGAAATCCTCGTAGGTCAGATCCGTCAGTCCCTGCCAATGCATCATGTCGATCTCGATCGTCATGATGCCG of Palleronia sp. LCG004 contains these proteins:
- a CDS encoding 2-hydroxyacid dehydrogenase produces the protein MSKPDLLLVANLADRVVSQLEDDFTVHRYCEADDKQAFLSDCPEGIRFVATGGGTGCTREIIEALPALEVISSFGVGYDAVDVEAAREHDVRVTNTPDVLNECVAEVTLGLMLALAHRIPESDTYVRDGKWESDGSMPLTAELTGKTVGILGLGRIGKAIASRAQAFQMQVVYHGRNEQANQPYPYYADLEEMARDVDWLVVIAPSTPQTRGIVSREVLEQLGSEGRLVNMARGDLVDETALIEILASGGIAGAGLDVFENEPHVPEKLRGMKNTVLLPHIGSATHQTRAAMGDLVVKNLRAHKAGKPLLTPVA
- a CDS encoding tripartite tricarboxylate transporter substrate binding protein; this translates as MKKIALLGTALGLTLGGPALAQDSYPERPIQMIVPWGAGGGTDAVGRIIATQLQQELGVPVNVVNRTGGSGVVGHSAIANAEPDGYTIGIMTIEIDMMHWQGLTDLTYEDFDILAMVNADPGGVMVAADSEWDSIEGFLESVKSEPKGTYTASGTGQGGIWHVGMAGWLLSEDLPADQITFVPSQGAAPGITDMVAGGVTMIPSSLAEGLSMIDAERVLPLATMSAERQEMFPDVPTLAETTGSDWTVSVWRTVAAPQGLPEDVQQKLVDAIETAYNSDEYQNFMQERGFGLRWAGPEEATEIVASDDEAFGEVMREAGLASE
- a CDS encoding tripartite tricarboxylate transporter permease, with translation MILFEAALLVLQPQVLLVILGAAAFGMFVGAIPGLTATMATALLVPVTFFMDPVPAIAAIVTATAMAIFAGDIPGTLLRMPGTPASAAYVQDAYAMTRKGNSEGALGASLVFSALGGIFGTIVLMTSSPILAEVALKFSSFEYFWLVVMGLSCAVFVSPGSPARGLISLFIGLFAATVGIDNPAGVPRYTFDNVELYAGVQFIPAMIGLFAVSEILRSVLNRTEIPAVNSGGGGIFAQQFQNFVKYPFQVIRGSALGTAIGALPGAGADIAAWISYAVSKKFSKTPEKFGTGHVEGLVESGASNNAAMSGAWIPALVFGIPGDSITAIVIGVLYIKGINPGPTVFINEPQMIYAVFFTFLLANLIMLPLGWLAIKGAGTILSIPQRTLMPIILLFCIVGSFAINNSPFGIWLMLIFGIVGFLMEENDIPIAPAILGLVLGPMLEQNFVTSMIKSQDSFIAFFERPIAAGLGVATIAIWCIPLLLMLFARRGGGARTS
- a CDS encoding tripartite tricarboxylate transporter TctB family protein; the encoded protein is MRVTDLTLGLLTILAGIAIYISAMDFSVIPGQSYGAGTMPRAVAFATVGTGAFIAIKALLARGRLGVRFEDWVRNPRSLARIAMILGLIVFYILAAPILGFAPTAFAILLVAMLCLGTGPLIAVPVSLVATLAIQQSFGRLLLVPLPRSDFLSFLW